The Drosophila bipectinata strain 14024-0381.07 chromosome 3L, DbipHiC1v2, whole genome shotgun sequence region CAATCCAACCGACTGCGCTCTTTGGATCGTGTCTTCCGGAATGCTGTTAATCTGtcggagttcctggccgaaaACAACGAGCTAGAATACTTGGCCCAGGATGAGTTTTCCTCCTGCTACCAAATCGACAACCTCCTAATGGGCTGCAACCACATCCGATCCCTGAACTACTCGCTTCTACCCATTCTCAAGCTGAAGAATGCCAACTTCTCGTTTAACGACATGGAGGAGTTCTCCATGGCCGAGATACACGGTCTGCGATCCCTCAAGTTCCTGGTTCTGTCCAACAACCGTATCCAACGCCTTCTGCCCGATCCGCGGGGTATACAGAAGATGTTGCTCGTGGAATTTCATCTCGACCAGAACAGGATAGAGGCTCTAAACGGCGCCTTGGCAGGATTAGGGAATCTAAGGATTCTAAACCTAGCCAGAAATCGATTGGAACACCTTCAGGAGGGCGACTTTGATGGTCTTCAACGTCTGGAGATCCTTGACCTCACAGGAAATCAGTTGGTAGATCTGAAACCTATGGAAACGGTGAGTGGGTACCCAAAAGCGGTTTATAGAATATATTTCATGAATATATACCTTGTTCTTCCAGACAATTTTGCCCAATCTAAAGATCCTTAATGTGGCATTCAACAACATTACCAAGCTGGAGCAGGACTTCAAGGGTCTACCCGTACTGTGCCAGGCCAACTTGACCAACAACCAGATATCCTCCATCTCGAGCGATCTCGTCACAAATACACGCTGCAGGAACCACAATGTGCCCGGAAAACTGGAAATAAATCTAGATGGTAAGTTAGTTTTAATAATTAGTtaatctttttaataaaatctttcTAACCCCCATAGATAATCCCATTATGTGCGACGTGAGATTGAACGAACTGTGCCGACTAATGACCGTCCAGGAGGCTCGCATCCGAGGACGATCCCAGTGCTTCGAAAACGACCAGGAAGTTTGCACTGTACTCCCAATGCTCTACAAGGTAGACCTGCCGATTGTGGTTGCCAATCTGAAGATAGGCGGCAGGGAGGACGCCAAGCCGGTGGTGCAGATGCTGGTGCCATCGTTGATGAAGGGCAACGAGGAACTATTTCCTCCGATCATCGCCACTCTGGGTCAGCCGCTCATTAATCCTGTTATCATTGGATCCGCAATAGTGCCGTCTTTGACGCCCCCAATACCTCTGCTCACCACCACTCCGCCAGCTCCTGTTGTAACCACCACCGAGAAGGAAGTCAGGGTAGAAGAATCCCCGACCGTAAGTCCTGTTGCGAGCAACACCACCACgacgacgacaacgacaactACACCCAGTGCTCAAGTGGCGCCCACCGAGATCATAACCACCACTGCGCCCACTACAACAACCACCACTACGACAACACCCAACCCGAATGAAACGTTGCCCGTGATTGTGGAGATTCAGGAGTCCGAGGCCCACAATGCCAACCCAATAAATAACACAGAAAATGTCGAAGCTGGTCCTGATGCTAAAGCAGAGGAGGATCTAGCAGTAGTGGTGCCTCCTCTGACAGTTGGAGATCCAATCCAGGACGACAGGGAGAAGGAGCGGCAGCGGGAAAATGAAAGTGAGGACCAGCTGAAGCACGATCTCGACCAGGAGTCGGTGGCCAAAACCGAGTACGAGACGGTCGAGTTTATACCCAATCTGGTGCAGCCGCCGGGCAAGGCGAATGCCCTCGAGGAGGACTCCGATGCGCAGTCCAACTCCGTGCACGCGGAATATCCGCATGCGGCGCAGAGCCTCCAGATCCCCGAGGAGCCGCCGGAGGAGTGAGCTTCCGGTTCCGCCGGGGAGTCCGCCCTCCccagaaaatattattttactgTAAATCGCAGAGATGGAGTCGAAGGAATCGAAAAGGAAGCAGCATGCAGAACGAGATTCGGATTTTTACACGGAAAAGAAATCAATAACATTCGGATTAAAAGCAGGATAACAAgggacatttttattttatgtgaTTTAGGAAAGCTTTACGAGATTGTATAAAGCCTtcgttaaattctttaaaaggTATTTTATCCAAGTATATAGCGGCGATGTCAAATCGACACAAACATTACCTTAACTGTCCTGTTTTTAATCCAAATgcgtttaatttttattcagtGTAAGCCTTAAGTTAACTtagtttttatgttttatttaagCCAATTGCTAAATCAAACAGTTTGTCGGACGGTTTTTGTTGAGTTTTTTTTCTGCGAAACAGGGACGACGAGGAAGgatcgaggaggaggatgacCCAGGTCCAGGTCCAAAGGGAACCGACCGTCTTATGATTTAAGTTTATTTGTTGGGGGCTCAATTACGTGAATGTGTTGGCATAAAAATGTGTGTTTCGGATTTCACTTTACCTTCTCTAAAATAAACTAAAGTTCTTATGGAAcgataaattaaatttattcattttttttattctactTCTATTCAAAATCCAGTGAAGTGAAATCCGGAACTAGAGTGATGACATTAGATGGAAAGCAGCGCCGGTGGCGATATCAGATATGCAAAGTGCAACTgcatatatactatatatctatatttaATAACTGTATACACGTTTGTACGTTGAATATCTAAAAGTAGGTACTTAGAGTTTAACGACAAAACAATAAATC contains the following coding sequences:
- the ltl gene encoding leucine-rich repeat protein SHOC-2, which produces MTSIMYTVFHLASLQCSVRPEISPCTCETGKAWNHVELSCEKLESFNAVVDTLANKFNPDTKIDLKITHSQLDDLEMRSFTDMNFNLYKLRMKWNGLRSLPEVPFRGLSNVTYLGIGDNELEEIPKHVLSHMPSLRTLDIGRGNVRAVQQDDFKGIQEVTNLILPSNNITRLDKGSFPRSLLILHLGRNRLETLNGTLLDLDKLQSLFINANNISTLDNELPDGSKLRLLMAHNNRLERLPANMAEMDQLETVHIQSNRLRSLDRVFRNAVNLSEFLAENNELEYLAQDEFSSCYQIDNLLMGCNHIRSLNYSLLPILKLKNANFSFNDMEEFSMAEIHGLRSLKFLVLSNNRIQRLLPDPRGIQKMLLVEFHLDQNRIEALNGALAGLGNLRILNLARNRLEHLQEGDFDGLQRLEILDLTGNQLVDLKPMETTILPNLKILNVAFNNITKLEQDFKGLPVLCQANLTNNQISSISSDLVTNTRCRNHNVPGKLEINLDDNPIMCDVRLNELCRLMTVQEARIRGRSQCFENDQEVCTVLPMLYKVDLPIVVANLKIGGREDAKPVVQMLVPSLMKGNEELFPPIIATLGQPLINPVIIGSAIVPSLTPPIPLLTTTPPAPVVTTTEKEVRVEESPTVSPVASNTTTTTTTTTTPSAQVAPTEIITTTAPTTTTTTTTTPNPNETLPVIVEIQESEAHNANPINNTENVEAGPDAKAEEDLAVVVPPLTVGDPIQDDREKERQRENESEDQLKHDLDQESVAKTEYETVEFIPNLVQPPGKANALEEDSDAQSNSVHAEYPHAAQSLQIPEEPPEE